A region from the Etheostoma spectabile isolate EspeVRDwgs_2016 chromosome 9, UIUC_Espe_1.0, whole genome shotgun sequence genome encodes:
- the depdc1a gene encoding DEP domain-containing protein 1A isoform X1 has product MSSHVITPGPYRATKLWNEVTRLFRAGMPVKKHRQNFRHHSACFTASAAVDWMHQLLRSNSNFGPDVTRQQTVQLLKKFLKNHVVEDVKGRWGTEDLEDNNTLYRFPSTSPLKPIPCPASAPGSIKKKSSFRDKESFFRFRSIKKQLEKETQENVDPALQAGGENKPIGEQQVPRRELTVEDEQEIWRDITLTHLQRILGVASLSDVLDQRYINPQNIIHNMTKVNKHGVVTLDDKTNDLPHWVLSAMKSLANWPKYDNAQPSYPGFERDVFKTVSDYFYSLPQPVLTYELYELFINVLVFCGYVAAPAKHQGGKRKKLDFPSVPPPAKAPFRSTECLLLSLLRQGTCDETESPMREVIGGQLQSRLAALGGGAASAGDGRLGGSCTSLSTAGSTRPRTRSCSLETILDDSAPLARQQLFLSIDNLASCAYNNTSQDASSVITTPHSHTDSKSESKAPPFTCEKAPGGTTRRYSRSLRPRSVGSCLDIVIETREEDDKETKWQGRAASCLNMNTPADQHHSSSASRPPSLPSYHPSSSSYHPFSPFSSCALAKVQGPHATTGPSGPRPASSTCNLWPLPAPAVARRCLSSLDVSKPVALFNPPVRVPTSISQPPQPKPEHSLLQPQCERVAIEALQLCTLLLPPNSRRKLQLLMRMMSRISQNVDMPRLHPVIGTRTLMVHTFSGCVLGSAEECDLDELLATRLVSFLMDHQHNILSVPEYLLSAINDHIQYLRTVQVPIDGVPNVDGIDPVCVPVPMYAFCRQISGAEFEQQKQASSQKAMEELLEMLLTDQNMSEKDRCKKLKQFQKQYPDIYSRRLPSSDGTNNKPKIKPPLLNIKKTKAFSIRN; this is encoded by the exons ATGAGTTCTCATGTTATCACCCCTGGACCGTACCGGGCCACAAAACTG TGGAATGAGGTGACTCGTTTGTTTCGGGCTGGCATGCCCGTCAAGAAACACCGCCAGAACTTCCGGCACCACTCCGCCTGCTTCACCGCCTCTGCCGCTGTGGATTGGATGCACCAGCTGCTCCGTAGCAACAGCAATTTTGGCCCTGATGTCACCAGGCAGCAGACGGTGCAGCTCCTGAAGAAGTTTCTAAAGAACCACGTCGTCGAAGATGTGAAGGGTCGCTGGGGCACGGAAGATTTAGAGGACAACAACACTCTGTACAG ATTCCCCTCCACTTCTCCTCTGAAGCCCATTCCCTGTCCAGCCTCGGCCCCTGGCTCTATTAAGAAAAAGTCTTCGTTCAGGGACAAGGAGAGTTTCTTCAGGTTTAGGAGTATCAAGAAGCAGCTTGAGAAGGAGACACAG GAAAATGTAGATCCTGCCCTCCAAGCAGGGGGAGAGAACAAGCCAATAGGAGAACAGCAGGTGCCGAGACGAGAGCTGACGGTGGAAGATGAACAGGAgatctggagagacatcaccctGACCCA cCTGCAGAGGATTCTGGGCGTTGCATCTCTCAGTGATGTTTTAGACCAACGTTATATAAACCCACAGAACATCATCCATAATATGACCAAAGTCAACAAGCATGGAGTGGTCACACTGGACGACAAGACCA ATGACCTTCCACACTGGGTTTTGTCTGCCATGAAAAGCCTGGCCAACT GGCCGAAGTACGATAACGCACAGCCTTCCTATCCCGGCTTTGAGAGAGATGTCTTCAAAACGGTGTCTGATTACTTCTACAGCCTTCCGCAGCCAGTGCTCACATACGAACTGTATGAACTGTTTATCAACGTCCTGG TTTTTTGCGGGTACGTTGCAGCGCCCGCAAAACACCAGGGTGGGAAGCGCAAGAAGCTGGACTTCCCCTCAGTCCCGCCCCCAGCCAAGGCTCCTTTCCGCTCCACAGAATGTCTCCTACTGTCGCTGCTCAGACAGGGGACATGTGATGAGACGGAGTCGCCAATGAGAGAAGTGATTGGTGGGCAGCTTCAGTCGCGGCTGGCAGCGCTGGGAGGAGGCGCTGCCAGTGCGGGTGATGGTCGGTTAGGTGGCAGCTGCACAAGTTTGAGTACCGCTGGTTCTACGAGACCTCGAACCAGGAGTTGCTCACTGGAAACCATCCTAGATGACTCTGCCCCGCTCGCCAGGCAACAGCTGTTCCTGTCCATTGACAACCTGGCATCCTGCGCCTATAACAACACGAGCCAGGATGCCAGCTCTGTCATCACAACACCCCACAGTCATACAGACTCTAAATCTGAATCCAAAGCACCCCCCTTTACTTGTGAAAAGGCTCCAGGAGGTACAACCAGAAGGTACAGCCGCTCCTTACGGCCGCGCAGCGTAGGTAGCTGTCTGGACATTGTCATAGAAACCCGGGAGGAAGATGACAAGGAGACCAAGTGGCAGGGCCGAGCAGCCAGCTGCCTCAACATGAACACTCCTGCAGACCAGCATCACTCCTCTTCTGCTTCACGGCCTCCCTCGTTGCCCTCCTAtcatccctcctcttcctcctatcATCCTTTCTCCCCCTTCTCTTCATGTGCTTTGGCCAAAGTACAAGGGCCCCATGCTACTACAGGACCTAGTGGGCCCAGACCCGCCTCCAGTACCTGTAATCTTTGGCCGCTCCCTGCACCTGCTGTTGCCCGGCGCTGCCTCAGCTCTCTGGATGTGTCGAAGCCTGTTGCACTATTCAATCCGCCTGTCCGTGTGCCCACCAGCATCTCCCAGCCCCCCCAACCCAAACCTGAGCACA gCCTTCTCCAACCTCAGTGTGAGCGTGTGGCCATCGAGGCCCTGCAGCTTtgcaccctcctcctcccccccaaCTCCCGCAGGAAGTTGCAGCTCCTTATGAGGATGATGTCACGCATCAGCCAGAATGTGGACATGCCCCGCCTCCACCCCGTCATCGGCACGCGGACACTG ATGGTTCACACGTTTTCAGGCTGTGTCCTGGGCAGCGCTGAGGAGTGTGATTTGGATGAACTGTTAGCTACCAGACTGGTGTCATTTCTAATGGACCATCAACACAACATCCTCTCGGTCCCAGAGTACCTTCTCAGTGCTATCAATGACCATATACAGTACCTGCGCACGGTACAG GTCCCCATCGATGGTGTTCCTAATGTCGATGGCATTGATCCAGTTTGCGTTCCAGTACCCATGTACGCGTTCTGCCGTCAAATTAGCGGCGCAGAGTTTGAACAGCAGAAGCAGGCCTCTTCCCAGAAGGCCATGGAGGAGTTGCTGGAGATGCTGCTGACCGACCAAAACATGAGTGAGAAGGACAGATGCAAGAAACTAAAGCAG TTTCAGAAGCAGTACCCAGACATCTACAGTCGTCGGCTCCCCTCCTCGGACGGGACTAACAACAAACCAAAGATTAAACCTCCACTTCTCAACATCAAGAAAACCAAAGCATTCAGCATCAGGAACTAA
- the depdc1a gene encoding DEP domain-containing protein 1A isoform X2, giving the protein MSSHVITPGPYRATKLWNEVTRLFRAGMPVKKHRQNFRHHSACFTASAAVDWMHQLLRSNSNFGPDVTRQQTVQLLKKFLKNHVVEDVKGRWGTEDLEDNNTLYRFPSTSPLKPIPCPASAPGSIKKKSSFRDKESFFRFRSIKKQLEKETQENVDPALQAGGENKPIGEQQVPRRELTVEDEQEIWRDITLTHLQRILGVASLSDVLDQRYINPQNIIHNMTKVNKHGVVTLDDKTNDLPHWVLSAMKSLANWPKYDNAQPSYPGFERDVFKTVSDYFYSLPQPVLTYELYELFINVLGLLQPQCERVAIEALQLCTLLLPPNSRRKLQLLMRMMSRISQNVDMPRLHPVIGTRTLMVHTFSGCVLGSAEECDLDELLATRLVSFLMDHQHNILSVPEYLLSAINDHIQYLRTVQVPIDGVPNVDGIDPVCVPVPMYAFCRQISGAEFEQQKQASSQKAMEELLEMLLTDQNMSEKDRCKKLKQFQKQYPDIYSRRLPSSDGTNNKPKIKPPLLNIKKTKAFSIRN; this is encoded by the exons ATGAGTTCTCATGTTATCACCCCTGGACCGTACCGGGCCACAAAACTG TGGAATGAGGTGACTCGTTTGTTTCGGGCTGGCATGCCCGTCAAGAAACACCGCCAGAACTTCCGGCACCACTCCGCCTGCTTCACCGCCTCTGCCGCTGTGGATTGGATGCACCAGCTGCTCCGTAGCAACAGCAATTTTGGCCCTGATGTCACCAGGCAGCAGACGGTGCAGCTCCTGAAGAAGTTTCTAAAGAACCACGTCGTCGAAGATGTGAAGGGTCGCTGGGGCACGGAAGATTTAGAGGACAACAACACTCTGTACAG ATTCCCCTCCACTTCTCCTCTGAAGCCCATTCCCTGTCCAGCCTCGGCCCCTGGCTCTATTAAGAAAAAGTCTTCGTTCAGGGACAAGGAGAGTTTCTTCAGGTTTAGGAGTATCAAGAAGCAGCTTGAGAAGGAGACACAG GAAAATGTAGATCCTGCCCTCCAAGCAGGGGGAGAGAACAAGCCAATAGGAGAACAGCAGGTGCCGAGACGAGAGCTGACGGTGGAAGATGAACAGGAgatctggagagacatcaccctGACCCA cCTGCAGAGGATTCTGGGCGTTGCATCTCTCAGTGATGTTTTAGACCAACGTTATATAAACCCACAGAACATCATCCATAATATGACCAAAGTCAACAAGCATGGAGTGGTCACACTGGACGACAAGACCA ATGACCTTCCACACTGGGTTTTGTCTGCCATGAAAAGCCTGGCCAACT GGCCGAAGTACGATAACGCACAGCCTTCCTATCCCGGCTTTGAGAGAGATGTCTTCAAAACGGTGTCTGATTACTTCTACAGCCTTCCGCAGCCAGTGCTCACATACGAACTGTATGAACTGTTTATCAACGTCCTGG gCCTTCTCCAACCTCAGTGTGAGCGTGTGGCCATCGAGGCCCTGCAGCTTtgcaccctcctcctcccccccaaCTCCCGCAGGAAGTTGCAGCTCCTTATGAGGATGATGTCACGCATCAGCCAGAATGTGGACATGCCCCGCCTCCACCCCGTCATCGGCACGCGGACACTG ATGGTTCACACGTTTTCAGGCTGTGTCCTGGGCAGCGCTGAGGAGTGTGATTTGGATGAACTGTTAGCTACCAGACTGGTGTCATTTCTAATGGACCATCAACACAACATCCTCTCGGTCCCAGAGTACCTTCTCAGTGCTATCAATGACCATATACAGTACCTGCGCACGGTACAG GTCCCCATCGATGGTGTTCCTAATGTCGATGGCATTGATCCAGTTTGCGTTCCAGTACCCATGTACGCGTTCTGCCGTCAAATTAGCGGCGCAGAGTTTGAACAGCAGAAGCAGGCCTCTTCCCAGAAGGCCATGGAGGAGTTGCTGGAGATGCTGCTGACCGACCAAAACATGAGTGAGAAGGACAGATGCAAGAAACTAAAGCAG TTTCAGAAGCAGTACCCAGACATCTACAGTCGTCGGCTCCCCTCCTCGGACGGGACTAACAACAAACCAAAGATTAAACCTCCACTTCTCAACATCAAGAAAACCAAAGCATTCAGCATCAGGAACTAA